A stretch of Fusarium poae strain DAOMC 252244 chromosome 2, whole genome shotgun sequence DNA encodes these proteins:
- a CDS encoding hypothetical protein (MEROPS:MER0000440~TransMembrane:1 (i21-39o)) yields MSEKNSLADNWAQPRSKSRISKWKVFGAGALTVAALYWLTPSMPVHCPHSHHPHSQHYVGENIEWKPCGEISNRPLECSSIDVPIDQFNPDASNKTFNVAIARLRGKDGSPNLLLNPGGPGGSGFEFLHRRGEQLSTIVGDGLHLLTFDPRGINSSTPLASCYPTKEARQQLGSVHDLDMSKDGPEVFAWTHNYVRACEDTMGEHGKYINTPQTAADMNSILDAVGQKDMYYWGFSYGTLLGQTYATLFPERSYRVIIDGVVNQFLWYQARLDGEDLVDTENVFDGLLKECFKSGDACPLSSMADSWQGLKKKFVSFVGDLKEQPMNVYVNNSVYGLLDYQKIWYGALFPVLYKPERWYMFAEKMEQLLRGNATPALMEYGLDDEGNSDALYTVSLNDGLAGPEHWPQDLDSLLDIVTPTFNRSVFAPDDLVYLFAKQQWRIPKTHNYVPRNGVETAHPLLILTTSYDPVCPLVSARSALAAFEDSRLVEVKGYGHCSVAAPSLCLAKHVRGFLYNGTLPTANETQCEVDGPYFKPNGSGTVQIFENTEDQAIHLAQVELARDGNWPQPARF; encoded by the coding sequence atGAGCGAAAAGAACTCCCTCGCAGATAATTGGGCCCAGCCGCGTTCCAAATCACGCATCAGCAAATGGAAGGTGTTTGGCGCAGGCGCACTCACTGTAGCTGCTTTGTATTGGCTCACCCCTAGCATGCCAGTGCACTGCCCACATAGTCATCATCCCCACAGTCAGCATTATGTGGGTGAGAACATAGAATGGAAGCCGTGCGGAGAGATCAGCAACCGTCCCCTCGAGTGCAGCAGCATTGACGTGCCGATTGATCAATTCAATCCCGATGCTAGCAACAAGACTTTTAACGTAGCAATTGCACGATTGCGCGGGAAGGACGGAAGTCCCAATCTGCTGCTTAACCCTGGCGGACCCGGTGGCAGTGGTTTTGAGTTCCTCCACAGAAGGGGAGAGCAGCTCAGCACTATTGTTGGTGACGGGCTTCATCTTCTCACTTTTGATCCCCGTGGTATTAACTCGTCAACTCCGCTCGCGTCATGCTATCCTACCAAGGAGGCGCGTCAACAACTGGGGTCCGTTCATGATCTCGACATGTCAAAGGATGGCCCCGAGGTATTCGCATGGACGCACAACTATGTCAGGGCCTGTGAGGATACCATGGGCGAGCATGGAAAGTACATCAATACCCCTCAAACCGCTGCCGACATGAACAGCATCCTCGACGCAGTTGGACAAAAGGATATGTACTACTGGGGCTTCAGCTACGGAACTCTCCTGGGTCAAACCTACGCCACTTTGTTCCCTGAGCGATCATACAGAGTCATTATCGACGGAGTTGTCAATCAATTTCTCTGGTATCAGGCACGTCTCGACGGGGAAGACCTTGTCGATACCGAGAATGTTTTCGATGGTCTACTCAAGGAATGCTTCAAATCTGGGGATGCTTGCCCATTGTCTTCGATGGCAGACTCTTGGCAAGGTCTCAAGAAGAAGTTTGTCTCTTTCGTTGGCGATCTTAAAGAGCAGCCGATGAACGTATATGTCAACAATAGCGTGTACGGCCTGCTGGACTACCAAAAGATCTGGTATGGAGCGCTCTTCCCAGTGTTGTACAAACCCGAGAGATGGTACATGTTTGCCGAGAAGATGGAACAGCTTCTGCGTGGTAACGCGACGCCAGCTCTGATGGAATATGGACTTGACGATGAAGGCAATAGCGACGCGCTCTACACTGTTTCGCTGAATGATGGACTGGCAGGTCCTGAGCACTGGCCACAGGATCTGGACTCCCTTCTGGACATTGTCACGCCTACTTTTAACCGCAGTGTTTTTGCCCCAGATGACCTGGTTTACCTTTTTGCTAAACAGCAGTGGCGTATCCCAAAGACGCACAACTACGTCCCACGTAACGGTGTAGAGACGGCTCATCCTCTCCTCATATTGACAACATCCTACGACCCTGTGTGTCCCCTCGTCTCAGCTCGAAGCGCCCTTGCGGCGTTCGAAGACTCGCGCCTTGTAGAGGTCAAGGGCTACGGACACTGCTCTGTTGCAGCCCCATCACTTTGCCTCGCCAAGCATGTTCGAGGATTCCTCTATAATGGAACTTTGCCTACTGCCAACGAGACGCAGTGTGAGGTTGATGGACCGTACTTTAAGCCCAATGGGTCAGGCACTGTGCAGATTTTTGAGAATACTGAAGATCAGGCGATCCATCTCGCGCAGGTTGAGTTGGCACGAGACGGTAATTGGCCTCAACCTGCTCGGT